A single genomic interval of Picosynechococcus sp. PCC 7003 harbors:
- the larC gene encoding nickel pincer cofactor biosynthesis protein LarC has product MKKIAYLECPTGIAGDMCLGALVDGGVPLEYLKNQLNRLGIAAEYDLRAEMVIRQGQRATKVFVDLKTESAHHDHSHSQEHGHHPDHHHHHGHAPHRHLPEIQAMIKGAGLPERVERWSLAIFQNLAIAEATVHGTTPEQVHFHEVGATDALVDIVGTCLGLDWLEIDELYCAPMPTGGGTVKAAHGILPVPVPAVLQLWQQRQVPVYSNGIEKELVTPTGAAIATTLATEFCRPPAMTLEKIALGSGTIDLPLPNLLRLWIGHQPETPHLETVVTLETQIDDLNPQAIAYACEKLQAAGALDVFTQGITMKKNRLGTLLTVICPVALVEICEEILFIETSTLGIRRQTQTRSILQRRFATVATPAGDIQLKIGYRGDKIYNVQPEYEDVKAIAQHTGKSWQAIAQHTLCQFHKDIEQA; this is encoded by the coding sequence ATGAAAAAAATTGCCTATCTTGAATGCCCGACGGGAATTGCAGGGGATATGTGTCTCGGTGCATTGGTAGATGGGGGCGTACCGCTGGAATACCTCAAAAATCAGCTAAATCGCTTGGGAATTGCCGCTGAATACGATCTTCGGGCGGAAATGGTGATTCGTCAAGGACAGCGGGCGACAAAGGTCTTTGTGGATCTCAAAACTGAGTCCGCTCACCATGATCATTCCCATTCCCAGGAGCATGGCCATCACCCAGATCACCACCATCACCATGGCCATGCACCCCACCGTCATTTGCCAGAAATTCAAGCCATGATTAAAGGGGCTGGCTTACCAGAGCGGGTTGAGCGCTGGAGTTTGGCAATTTTTCAGAATTTGGCGATCGCCGAAGCAACGGTGCACGGCACAACCCCAGAGCAAGTACATTTTCACGAAGTCGGCGCGACCGATGCCCTCGTGGATATTGTGGGCACTTGTTTGGGTCTCGATTGGCTGGAGATTGATGAATTGTATTGTGCGCCCATGCCCACCGGTGGCGGCACAGTGAAAGCAGCCCACGGCATTTTGCCCGTACCTGTACCAGCAGTGCTTCAACTCTGGCAACAACGCCAAGTTCCGGTCTATAGCAATGGCATCGAAAAAGAATTAGTCACCCCCACTGGCGCGGCGATCGCCACCACGTTAGCGACGGAATTTTGTCGGCCACCAGCCATGACCCTCGAAAAAATTGCCCTCGGTTCCGGCACCATTGATTTACCTTTACCCAATCTGTTGCGGCTCTGGATCGGTCACCAGCCAGAAACGCCTCACCTGGAAACTGTCGTTACCCTGGAAACCCAAATTGATGATCTCAATCCCCAGGCGATCGCCTATGCCTGCGAAAAATTACAAGCGGCTGGGGCCTTAGACGTTTTCACCCAGGGGATCACGATGAAGAAAAATCGGCTGGGTACTCTCTTAACGGTGATTTGTCCCGTTGCGTTGGTTGAGATTTGCGAAGAAATTTTGTTTATCGAAACCAGTACCCTCGGCATCCGTCGCCAAACCCAAACCCGGTCAATTCTCCAGCGGCGCTTTGCAACCGTTGCCACCCCGGCCGGAGATATTCAACTGAAAATCGGCTACCGGGGCGACAAAATTTATAACGTCCAACCGGAATACGAAGACGTTAAGGCGATCGCCCAACACACCGGGAAATCCTGGCAGGCGATCGCCCAACACACCCTTTGTCAATTCCATAAAGACATCGAGCAAGCTTAA
- the galE gene encoding UDP-glucose 4-epimerase GalE: MAEKTVLVTGGAGYIGSQAVLSLQRRGYRVIVLDNLVYGHRDLVASVLKTELIVGDTGDRPLLDQIFADHKIDAVMHFAAYAYVGESVTAPAKYYRNNLVGTLTLLEAMIAAGVKQFVFSSTCATYGEPSEIPIPEAHPQNPINPYGMSKLMVEKMLWDFDRAYGLRSVMFRYFNAAGADPEGNLGEDHNPETHLIPLVLFAALGKRDSISIFGTDYPTPDGTCIRDYIHVSDLADAHVLGLEYLLQGGATDAFNLGNGNGFSVKEVIEAARKITGRNIKAIATDRRPGDPPSLVGSSAKARTILGWQPQYADLETILQHAWHWHQRRHG; the protein is encoded by the coding sequence ATGGCAGAAAAAACAGTATTAGTCACGGGGGGAGCGGGTTACATTGGCTCCCAGGCAGTTTTAAGCCTCCAGCGGCGCGGTTATCGGGTGATCGTGCTGGATAACTTGGTTTATGGGCACCGGGATCTGGTGGCGTCGGTGCTCAAAACGGAATTGATCGTCGGAGACACGGGCGATCGCCCTTTGTTAGATCAAATATTTGCAGACCACAAAATCGATGCGGTGATGCACTTTGCCGCCTATGCTTATGTGGGAGAATCGGTCACAGCGCCCGCCAAATACTATCGCAATAACTTGGTCGGGACTTTAACACTCCTGGAGGCGATGATAGCAGCGGGAGTCAAGCAGTTTGTCTTTTCTTCCACCTGTGCCACCTACGGTGAACCAAGCGAAATTCCCATCCCCGAAGCTCATCCCCAAAACCCGATCAACCCCTACGGCATGAGCAAGCTGATGGTGGAAAAAATGCTCTGGGATTTTGACCGAGCCTATGGGCTGCGGTCAGTGATGTTCCGTTATTTCAACGCCGCCGGGGCAGACCCAGAGGGCAACCTCGGAGAAGACCACAATCCCGAAACCCACTTGATTCCCCTGGTACTCTTTGCAGCCCTTGGTAAACGAGACAGTATTTCAATTTTTGGCACCGATTACCCTACCCCCGACGGTACTTGCATCCGCGACTATATCCATGTCAGTGACCTCGCCGATGCCCATGTGCTTGGCCTGGAATATCTACTGCAAGGGGGCGCTACCGATGCTTTTAACCTCGGCAATGGTAATGGGTTTTCGGTAAAAGAGGTGATTGAAGCGGCCCGGAAAATTACTGGCCGAAATATTAAGGCGATCGCCACCGACCGCCGCCCCGGTGATCCTCCCAGCCTTGTAGGGAGCAGCGCCAAAGCCCGCACGATCTTGGGTTGGCAACCCCAATACGCCGACCTCGAAACCATCTTGCAACACGCTTGGCACTGGCACCAACGGCGTCATGGCTAA
- a CDS encoding YihY/virulence factor BrkB family protein — translation MKRFLRFFLFLNHRTLYWTIRQALRRRLLGLSAEIAFNVMLSLFPTIIMALTALGLFTATLDNQTILQLASYYEDVMPVSVWTLLREFAAEISKTPSKSLFSVSFVATIWVSSGALSAAMNALDQIHEIPPEQRRPFWKAKLMSIFITLGAIALLIFASFLVLVGDSVIKVGLDLIVRLPVDTTGVNVLVTLWRLLSFPLALGLGTGIIAMVVNILTSPPDRRHPLRKLKQMSFGLAIALVAFFALCFSILFIQNLIVDMEINYDLANLLVILWRFLSLPVALAIVSIAFAFIYSMGSSRLIKGMPILPGAVLGAVSWAIISSLFRLYVANFGQYNRVYGAVGTAIILMLWLQLSALVMLLGDQLNVVIGEAMLADALKRGDRQLNKNPPLPEEAPGEI, via the coding sequence ATGAAACGTTTTTTGCGATTTTTTTTATTTCTCAATCACCGAACGCTGTATTGGACAATCCGCCAGGCGTTGCGGCGACGACTGCTGGGGCTTTCGGCAGAGATTGCTTTTAATGTGATGCTGTCTTTGTTCCCCACGATCATCATGGCATTGACGGCCCTGGGGTTATTTACGGCTACCCTAGATAATCAAACAATTTTGCAGTTGGCCAGCTATTACGAAGATGTAATGCCGGTGTCGGTGTGGACGCTCCTGCGGGAGTTCGCAGCGGAAATTAGTAAAACCCCCAGTAAAAGTTTATTTTCAGTGAGTTTTGTGGCGACGATCTGGGTCTCGTCTGGGGCGCTGAGTGCGGCGATGAATGCCCTCGATCAAATCCATGAAATCCCCCCGGAACAACGGCGTCCTTTCTGGAAAGCTAAGTTGATGTCGATTTTTATCACCCTGGGGGCGATCGCCCTGTTGATTTTCGCCTCATTCCTGGTGCTGGTGGGCGATAGCGTGATTAAAGTGGGGCTAGATTTGATTGTGCGTTTACCCGTGGATACGACGGGGGTCAATGTCCTGGTCACCCTCTGGCGATTGCTGAGTTTCCCCTTAGCGTTGGGGTTAGGGACGGGCATCATTGCGATGGTGGTTAATATTCTGACGAGTCCCCCTGATCGGCGTCACCCCCTGCGCAAACTCAAACAAATGTCCTTTGGCTTGGCGATCGCCCTTGTTGCTTTTTTTGCTCTGTGTTTTTCGATTCTCTTTATCCAAAATCTAATCGTCGATATGGAGATCAATTACGATCTGGCAAATTTGTTGGTCATTCTCTGGCGTTTCTTGAGTTTGCCCGTTGCCTTGGCGATCGTTTCCATTGCCTTTGCCTTTATCTACAGCATGGGTTCTAGTCGTCTGATTAAAGGGATGCCCATTCTCCCCGGTGCCGTTTTAGGGGCCGTTTCCTGGGCGATTATCTCTTCTTTATTTCGCCTCTATGTTGCCAACTTTGGCCAATATAACCGTGTCTATGGCGCTGTGGGGACGGCGATTATCCTGATGCTCTGGCTCCAACTCAGTGCCCTGGTGATGCTCCTAGGGGATCAGCTCAATGTCGTCATCGGCGAAGCCATGCTGGCGGATGCTCTCAAACGTGGAGATCGCCAACTCAACAAAAATCCCCCACTGCCAGAGGAAGCACCAGGGGAAATTTAA
- a CDS encoding DUF3727 domain-containing protein, giving the protein MSSPSFDSGRELDAQDIVTLTDAMGRSLDCYVENEITQDGTEYYFLMPVDQPVVILAWDEDEAEESDLPETELVEDPEELAEIFPDAKAVLAEHDLILQDTAHVMTVRGELPPLEEDKILSLEIEDDNFEDEDLEAEELQELARFYHLDQLYSIYTPLEPIPIFVKVTEDEEMEILEPGDPMIQSLVDTLLLQDADAD; this is encoded by the coding sequence ATGTCTTCGCCTTCTTTTGATTCCGGACGGGAGCTTGATGCTCAGGACATCGTTACCCTCACCGATGCCATGGGGCGATCGCTAGATTGTTATGTTGAGAATGAAATTACCCAGGATGGCACTGAGTACTATTTCCTGATGCCGGTAGACCAGCCGGTGGTAATCCTCGCTTGGGACGAAGATGAAGCCGAGGAGAGCGATTTACCGGAAACGGAACTGGTTGAAGATCCAGAGGAGCTCGCAGAAATTTTCCCCGATGCGAAGGCCGTTTTGGCAGAACATGATTTGATCTTGCAGGATACGGCCCATGTGATGACCGTCCGTGGCGAATTGCCCCCCCTAGAGGAAGATAAAATTCTTTCCCTAGAAATTGAAGATGATAATTTCGAAGACGAGGATCTAGAAGCTGAAGAATTACAGGAACTGGCGCGGTTCTACCACCTCGATCAACTGTATAGCATCTACACGCCCCTAGAGCCGATTCCCATTTTTGTGAAGGTGACCGAGGATGAAGAAATGGAGATCCTCGAACCAGGGGATCCGATGATCCAAAGTTTAGTTGATACGCTCCTGCTCCAAGATGCCGATGCCGACTAA
- the metK gene encoding methionine adenosyltransferase has translation MSRRYLFTSESVTEGHPDKICDQISDAILDAVLAADPTSRVAAEVVTNTGLVLITGELTTQANVNFIQVARQKIEEIGYTNADNGFSANSCSVLIALDEQSPDIAQGVTSAQEQRHQLSDDELDEIGAGDQGLMFGYACNETPELMPLPISLAHRLSLKLSQVRKNGELPYLGPDGKTQVTVIYEDGKPVGIDTILISTQHTETIGELTDNTEIQTKIKADLLEKVVKPVFAGATVGLSDSTKFLVNPTGKFVIGGPQGDSGLTGRKIIIDTYGGYSRHGGGAFSGKDPTKVDRSASYACRYVAKNIVAAGLAEKCEVQVSYAIGVARPVSVMIETFGTCTVDEDRLLEVVQKHFELRPAGIIQAFDLRNLPSQRDGRFYQDVAAYGHFGRTDLDLPWERLDKVEILKQELATATVV, from the coding sequence TTGTCTCGTCGTTATCTCTTTACCTCCGAATCCGTCACCGAGGGACATCCCGATAAAATTTGTGACCAAATCTCCGACGCAATTTTAGACGCGGTGTTGGCTGCTGATCCCACTAGCCGTGTTGCTGCTGAAGTTGTAACCAATACCGGTTTGGTGCTGATTACGGGTGAATTAACAACCCAAGCGAATGTGAATTTTATCCAGGTGGCTCGCCAGAAAATTGAAGAAATTGGCTATACCAATGCGGACAACGGCTTTTCTGCCAATAGCTGTTCTGTGTTGATTGCCCTGGATGAACAGTCCCCCGACATCGCCCAGGGGGTAACTAGCGCCCAGGAGCAACGGCATCAACTCAGTGACGACGAACTCGACGAAATTGGTGCCGGAGACCAAGGGTTAATGTTTGGCTATGCCTGCAACGAGACACCCGAATTAATGCCCCTCCCCATTAGCTTGGCCCATCGTCTGTCTTTGAAATTGAGCCAAGTGCGCAAAAACGGTGAACTGCCCTACCTCGGCCCCGACGGTAAAACCCAAGTCACGGTGATCTACGAGGACGGCAAACCCGTGGGGATCGATACGATTTTGATTTCGACCCAGCACACAGAGACCATTGGGGAACTGACAGACAACACGGAGATCCAAACCAAGATCAAGGCGGATCTTTTAGAAAAAGTTGTTAAACCCGTTTTTGCCGGCGCAACGGTAGGTTTAAGTGACAGTACGAAATTCCTCGTGAATCCTACTGGCAAGTTTGTCATTGGTGGCCCCCAGGGGGATTCTGGTTTGACGGGCCGCAAGATTATCATCGATACCTACGGTGGCTATTCCCGCCACGGGGGTGGTGCTTTCTCTGGCAAAGATCCCACTAAGGTAGACCGCAGTGCTTCCTATGCTTGCCGTTATGTGGCGAAGAATATCGTCGCGGCGGGCCTGGCGGAAAAATGCGAGGTGCAGGTGAGTTATGCGATTGGGGTTGCCCGTCCAGTCAGTGTGATGATCGAGACCTTTGGCACTTGCACGGTAGATGAGGATCGGTTGCTGGAAGTGGTGCAGAAACATTTTGAACTGCGTCCGGCGGGGATTATCCAGGCCTTTGATCTGCGCAATTTACCGAGCCAACGTGATGGGCGTTTTTATCAGGATGTGGCCGCCTATGGGCATTTTGGCCGGACAGACTTGGATCTTCCCTGGGAGCGTTTGGACAAGGTCGAAATCCTGAAACAGGAGCTAGCCACGGCCACCGTTGTCTAG
- a CDS encoding L-threonylcarbamoyladenylate synthase, with protein MANYYSLHPKNPQQRDLEAIAQQLRAGAVMLYPTDTVYAIGCDLTAKQAVQKVRQLKRLANDKPLTFLCSSLSNISEYALVSDEAYRIMKRAIPGPYTFLLPATKQVPKLVMSPKRRSTGIRVPDHAICQGLLQALGNPIVSTSAHLPDEDGEPFTLGLEKARLFDALEPLVDIIIDSDSEPGTKTSTILDFCDRQPTLIRKGLGWDALESWLDIVDLSDATQ; from the coding sequence ATGGCTAATTATTATTCTCTCCACCCCAAAAATCCCCAGCAACGGGATTTAGAGGCGATCGCCCAACAACTCCGGGCCGGGGCCGTGATGTTATATCCAACAGATACAGTGTACGCCATTGGTTGTGATCTCACCGCAAAGCAAGCCGTGCAAAAAGTGCGCCAACTGAAGCGCCTCGCCAACGATAAACCCCTCACTTTCCTCTGCTCGTCCCTGTCGAATATTTCTGAATATGCCCTGGTCAGTGACGAAGCCTACCGGATTATGAAACGGGCAATTCCTGGCCCCTACACTTTCTTACTGCCTGCCACAAAACAGGTGCCGAAGCTAGTGATGAGCCCCAAACGCCGCAGCACCGGGATCCGCGTCCCCGATCACGCCATTTGCCAGGGTTTACTCCAGGCCCTCGGCAATCCGATTGTTTCTACCTCTGCCCACCTGCCAGACGAAGACGGTGAACCCTTTACCCTCGGCCTCGAAAAAGCGCGCCTGTTCGATGCCCTAGAACCCCTTGTCGATATCATCATCGATAGTGACAGCGAACCCGGCACCAAGACCTCTACAATTCTCGACTTTTGCGATCGCCAACCAACCCTTATTCGTAAAGGCCTCGGCTGGGATGCCCTTGAAAGCTGGCTCGATATCGTCGATCTCTCCGACGCCACCCAATAA